CTTAAACCAAACTTGGCAAGTGGTCGGCCTACGTTACGACGATGTGGTAGTCCCACCGCCCGTTGAGGCAACGCTTACTTTTCATGAGGACCACCTGTTCGCGGGTAATGCAGGGTGCAACGGGTACGGCGGCCAGTGGTCTTGGGCCGAAGAGAAAACAGTCTTTGTGACAAGCCAAATATCCATAACCGCCATGCTCTGCGAGACTCCTGATTGGGATGAGTTTGTCGACCTGTTGGCCGAACCTTTTTCGGTTGCCGGCGACGTTGAACAGTTAGTAGAACTCTACATAAGCAACGGGCCAAGCATCATGCTTGAACCCATTGAAAACCCTGCTTGGCAAAACCTGGTTGGCCTCAGCGAAACAAAGGCCGAAGCCAACGCCCATAACGCCAACTACGCATTTCGGGTGGTTTCTCGCGACGGTGAACGCTTTGCCATCACTGAGGATTACCGGCAAGACCGAATAAACGCCGACATTGTTGATGGGGTTGTCACCAAAATAACCGTTGGTTAACGCAGCCAACCATGGCAAGTGGCTTTTTTTCGGCCATGATAAAGCCATGAACGAACTTCTCGACGAGGCTGTTGGAGTGGCCGACCAGGTGATTGCTTTGCGTCGCGATCTGCATCAGCACCCAGAGTTGGGGCTAGAAAACCCCCGCACTCAACAAAAAATTATGGATGCCCTCCATGGGTTGCCTTTGGCAGTTTCTACCGGCCACGGGTTGACCTCAGTAATCGCTGACCTCGAAGGCGAACACGATGGCCCCACCGTCTTGTTGCGGGCCGACACCGACGCCTTGCCTATGACTGAAGACACCGACGAAGCTTTTTGTTCTACCGAAGCCGGCCGGTCCCATGCTTGTGGCCATGACGCCCACACCGCCATGCTGGTGGGGGCCGCTCGTTTGTTGGCCGACCGCCGCCAAGATCTTAAAGGCCGGGTGCGCTTCATGTTTCAGCCCGGCGAAGAGGGGGCCGGCGGGGCACCGGTCATGATCAACGAAGGGGTACTGGAGGGCGTTGACCGGGCTTTCGC
The Acidimicrobiia bacterium DNA segment above includes these coding regions:
- a CDS encoding META domain-containing protein, yielding MINKHFATLISFLLLLAACSSSNTTVDPTSPTQTPTTSIQAPTSSTPAPLATAIFLNQTWRVIQWQQGDVVGPAPTGVTLTFNENQTFSGNAGCNTYQGQWSWGSNNETMVISQWMATKMGCATPDWFEFLDFLAKPFSLSQPSEGFVYLEASDGTIVLLSQPTRLAADLDLFLNQTWQVVGLRYDDVVVPPPVEATLTFHEDHLFAGNAGCNGYGGQWSWAEEKTVFVTSQISITAMLCETPDWDEFVDLLAEPFSVAGDVEQLVELYISNGPSIMLEPIENPAWQNLVGLSETKAEANAHNANYAFRVVSRDGERFAITEDYRQDRINADIVDGVVTKITVG